In Oncorhynchus tshawytscha isolate Ot180627B linkage group LG28, Otsh_v2.0, whole genome shotgun sequence, a genomic segment contains:
- the copb2 gene encoding coatomer subunit beta' isoform X1, whose protein sequence is MPLRLDIKRKLTARSDRVKSVDLHPTEPWMLASLYNGSVCVWNHETQTLVKTFEVCDLPVRASKFVARKNWVITGADDMQIRVFNYNTLERVHMFEAHSDYIRCIAVHPTQPYILTSSDDMLIKLWDWEKKWSCSQVFEGHTHYVMQIVINPKDNNQFASASLDRTIKVWQLGSSSPNFTLEGHEKGVNCIDYYSGGDKPYLISGADDRLVKIWDYQNKTCVQTLEGHAQNVSCVSFHPELPIIITGSEDGTVRIWHSSTYRLESTLNYGMERVWCVCGLRGSNNVALGYDEGSIIIKLGREEPAMSMDTSGKIIWAKHSEVQQANLKAMGDTEIKDGERLPLAVKDMGSCEIYPQTIQHNPNGRFVVVCGDGEYIIYTAMALRNKSFGSAQEFVWAHDSSEYAIRESNSVVKIFKNFKEKKSFKPDFGAEGIYGGFLLGVRSVNGLAFYDWENTELIRRVEIQPKHIFWSDSGELVCIATEDSFFILRYLSEKVAASQENNEGVTEDGIEDAFEVQGEIQEVVKTGLWVGDCFIYTSSVNRLNYFVGGEIVTIAHLDRTMYLLGYIPKDDRLYLGDKELNIVSYSLLVSVLEYQTAVMRRDFGMADKVLPTIPKEQRTRVAHFLEKQGFKQQALAVSSDSEHRFELALQLGELKIAYQLAVEAESEQKWKQLAELAISKCQFSLAQECLHHAQDYGGLLLLATASGNAAMVGKLAEGAERDGKNNVAFMTYFLQGKLDHCLELLIRTNRLPEAAFLARTYLPSQVSRVVKLWRESLAKVNQKAAESLADPTEYENLFPGLKESFVAEQFLRETCLGNSLPATNYPLITPNEERNILEEATGYEPKGAPLSLATPVLQAEDSGEETMLAAGVMASVLAAVVAPVAVAMIPSEAEPEVAPEEESPSSSESQKDKVLDELEDDLDNMELDDIDTSDINLDEDFLDD, encoded by the exons ATG CCTCTCAGGCTGGACATCAAGCGGAAGCTGACAGCTCGGTCAGACCGTGTGAAGAGCGTGGACCTCCACCCGACCGAGCCGTGGATGCTGGCCAGCCTGTACAATGGTAGTGTCTGTGTCTGGAACCACGAAACacag ACCTTGGTGAAGACCTTCGAAGTGTGTGACCTTCCAGTGAGAGCATCGAAGTTTGTAGCCAGGAAGAACTGGGTCATAACTGGAGCG GATGACATGCAGATCCGTGTGTTCAACTACAACACCCTGGAGAGGGTCCACATGTTTGAGGCCCACTCTGACTACATCCGCTGTATCGCCGTGCATCCCACCCAGCCCTACATCCTCACAAGCAGTG aCGACATGCTAATCAAGCTGTGGGACTGGGAGAAGAAGTGGTCTTGCAGTCAGGTGTTTGAGGGCCACACACACTACGTCATGCAGATCGTCATCAACCCTAAAGACAACAACCAGTTTGCCAGCGCTTCTCTGGACAGAACCATCAAG GTGTGGCAGCTGggctcctcctctcctaacttcACCCTTGAGGGCCATGAGAAAGGAGTCAACTGCATTGACTACTACAGTGGAGGGGACAAGCCATACCTCATATCAGGTGCTGATGACCGTCTGGTCAAGATTTGGGACTACCAG AACAAGACGTGTGTGCAGACCCTGGAGGGCCACGCCCAGAATGTGTCGTGTGTCAGCTTTCACCCAGAGCTGCCTATCATCATCACAGGCTCAGAGGACG GCACTGTGCGTATCTGGCACTCGAGTACATACCGTCTGGAGAGCACGCTGAACTACGGCATGGAgcgcgtgtggtgtgtgtgtggcctgagAGGCTCCAACAACGTGGCGCTGGGATACGACGAAGGCAGCATCATCATCAAG CTGGGGCGTGAGGAGCCAGCCATGTCCATGGACACCAGTGGGAAGATCATCTGGGCCAAGCACTCGGAGGTACAGCAGGCAAACCTGAAGGCCATGGGCGACACGGAGATCAAGGATGGAGAGAGGCTGCCGCTGGCCGTCAaagacatgggcagctgtgagatctacccccagaccatccaGCACAACCCCAACGGAAG gtttgttgtggtgtgtggAGACGGAGAGTACATCATCTACACTGCTATGGCCCTGAGGAACAAGAGCTTCGGCTCAGCGCAGGAGTTTGTCTGGGCACACGACTCCTCCGA GTATGCCATCAGGGAAAGCAACAGTGTGGTCAAAAtcttcaagaacttcaaggagaagaAGTCTTTCAAGCCAGACTTTGGTGCTGAAG GTATCTATGGAGGCTTTTTGCTAGGCGTCAGGTCAGTGAACGGTCTGGCCTTCTATGACTGGGAAAACACAGAGCTGATCCGCCGCGTCGAGATCCAGCCCAAACAT atcttctggtcagactcaggGGAGTTGGTGTGTATAGCCACAGAGGATTCCTTCTTCATCCTGCGCTACCTGTCAGAGAAAGTAGCCGCCTCCCAAGAGAACAACGAGGGAGTGACCGAGGATGGCATCGAAGACGcctttgag GTCCAGGGGGAGATCCAGGAGGTGGTGAAGACAGGCCTATGGGTGGGAGACTGCTTCatctacaccagctctgtcaacaGACTCAACTACTTTGTGGGGGGAGAGATTGTCACCATCGCTCACCTGGACAG AACCATGTACCTCCTGGGCTACATCCCCAAGGACGACCGCCTGTACCTGGGTGACAAGGAGCTGAACATCGTCAGCTACTCCCTACTGGTGTCTGTGCTGGAGTACCAGACAGCTGTGATGCGCCGGGACTTTGGCATGGCCGACAAAGTGCTGCCCACCATCCCCAAGGAGCAGAGGACCCGCGTAGCACACTTCCTGGAGAAACAG GGCTTCAAGCAGCAGGCTCTGGCCGTGTCATCAGACTCGGAGCACAGGTTTGAGCTTGCCCTGCAGCTGGGGGAGCTGAAGATCGCCTATCAGCTGGCTGTGGAGGCAGAG TCGGAGCAGAAGTGGAAGCAGCTGGCAGAGCTGGCCATCAGTAAGTGCCAGTTTAGCCTGGCCCAGGAGTGCCTTCATCACGCCCAGGACTACGGCGGCCTGCTGCTGCTGGCCACCGCCTCGGGCAACGCCGCCATGGTGGGCAAGCTGGCCGAGGGAGCCGAGCGGGACGGCAAGAACAACGTGGCATTCATGACCTACTTCCTGCAGGGGAA acTGGACCACTGTCTAGAGCTGCTGATCCGGACCAACCGGCTGCCCGAGGCGGCCTTCCTGGCCCGCACCTACCTACCCAGCCAGGTGTCCAGAGTGGTCAAGCTGTGGAGGGAGAGCCTGGCCAAGGTCAACCAGAAGGCGGCTGAGTCACTGGCCGACCCCACTGAGTATGAGAACCTGTTCCCCGGGCTGAAGGAGTCGTTCGTGGCCGAGCAGTTCCTCCGTGAGACCTGCCTGGGCAACTCCCTGCCCGCCACCAACTACCCTCTCATCACG CCCAATGAAGAACGTAATATACTAGAGGAGGCCACGGGCTACGAGCCGAAAGGAGCCCCACTCTCCCTCGCTACACCGGTACTG CAGGCTGAAGACAGCGGCGAGGAGACCATGCTGGCCGCAGGCGTGATGGCGTCCGTGTTGGCGGCGGTAGTGGCCCCCGTGGCTGTAGCCATGATCCCCTCGGAGGCAGAGCCTGAGGTTGCACCTGAGGAGGAAAGCCCCAGCTCATCTGAGTCACAGAAGGACAAG GTCCTGGACGAACTTGAAGACGACCTGGACAACATGGAGCTGGACGACATTGATACCTCGGACATCAACCTGGACGAGGACTTCCTGGATGACTGA